The following are encoded together in the Mesoplodon densirostris isolate mMesDen1 chromosome 2, mMesDen1 primary haplotype, whole genome shotgun sequence genome:
- the S100A10 gene encoding protein S100-A10, producing the protein MPSQMEHAMETMMFTFHKFAGDKGYLTKEDLRVLMEKEFPGFLENQKDPLAVDKIMKDLDQCRDGKVGFQSFFSLIAGLTIACNDYFVVHMKQKGKK; encoded by the exons ATGCCCTCTCAAATGGAACATGCCATGGAAACCATGATGTTCACATTTCACAAATTTGCTGGGGATAAAGGCTACTTAACAAAGGAGGACCTGAGAGTACTCATGGAAAAGGAGTTTCCTGGATTTTTGGAA aatcaaAAAGACCCTCTGGCTGTGGACAAGATAATGAAGGACCTGGACCAGTGCCGAGACGGCAAAGTGGGCTTCCAGAGCTTCTTTTCACTAATCGCTGGGCTCACCATCGCATGCAATGACTATTTTGTAGTACACATGAAGCAGAAGGGAAAGAAGTAG